The Natranaerovirga hydrolytica genome includes the window ATATAATAAAGCATTTACAGATGACGAAAAAATAGTGATCACTGAAACGATTGAGGCGTTAAAGAAAAATAATTATAACATTGTCAACAGTTCAAAAGAGTTATTTATTCATAGAAATACCTTGTTATTTAGATTGAATAAATTGAAAAACACCCTTAATATTGACCCTGTTGCAAATGCTTCAGATAGGGACTTTCTTAATGAAATGGCTTATTACTTTAATCCAAAATAACCAATAAATGAAAAGGAAAACACTAATCATTGTACAAAAAGCACAATGATTAGTGTTTTTTTAGTACAATGAAAACATTACAAAAAAATATATAGAGGTGTATACTTTAATTAATCAATAAATAAATTGTTTCTACTTAATAAGTATTTGTCATTTAACAAAGATTTAGAGTTTTTACTTTAAATAAAACCCAAGTGAATAAGGAGGAAGAGTTTATGAAAAAAATTATGATTCTTGTATTGGTTTTTGCACTAACACTGTCCATTGTAGGTTGTAGTAACGGGGGATCACAAGACCTACCTGAACAAGGCAGTACAAATGGAGGCTCTGGAAATTCAAAAGATGATGATAAGATTGAACTGAGATTTTCTTGGTGGGGTGGTGACGCTAGACATCAAGCTACTTTAGAAGTCATAAGATTATTTGAAGAAGCTAATCCAAATGTGACAGTTATACCAGAGTATACAGCTTGGAGTGGTCATTTTGAAAGAATTTCAGCACAATTAACTGCAAATGATGAGGCAGATGCAATGCAAATTAATTTCAATTGGTTTTATAATTTTTCACCAGACGGAGATGGCTTTTATGATTTACAAGAGCTAGACAGCATTGATTTAACAAACTGGCCTGAAGAAAGTTTTGATGCCGTTACCATTAATGGTAAAGTTCAAGGTGTTCCAACCAGTTTAGGTTCACGTATTTATTATCTTAATAAAACAATGTATGATGAAGCTGGAGTAGATATCCCTGAAACTTGGGATGATTTAATGGCAGCAGGTAGAGCATTTAGAGATAACTTAGGACCGGATTATTATCCAATAGGTAATGTTGGATACGATGAAGGTGTAGCAATGATGACATTTGGTTATTTGGCTCAAAAGTATGGTAAAAATATTTTTGAAGGGGATCAAATGGCATATACAGCAGAAGAATTAGCAGATGGACTTAGATTTGTTCAAGAATTAATAGATAATAACGTTATTCCAACATTCCATGAAGATTCACAAGAAAGAAACCATGAAAATTCAAACTGGGTTAACGGAAGATATGCAGGTGTTTATTTATGGAACTCAAACATCAATGTATATGCAGAAAATATAGATCCGAGTACCAATCCAGAGGTCATAGCAGCACCATTTATTAAATTGAATGATGAACAATTGCATTCAGGTGTATTTGATAAAGTACTTATGGCATTTTCTGTAAGTAAAAACTCTGAACATCCAGAAGTAGCAGCATCCTTGATTAACTTTATGTATACAAATGAAGATGCAATAAGAGCACATGGTTTAGAAAGGGGTATCCCTTTAAATCAAGTGGCTGTAGAAGTATTAGAAAATGATGGCTTACTAGAAGGTTTACAATATGATGGTCATTTACTGATTCAAGATGTAGAAAGATATACGTACCATCCTTATTTTGAAGACAACACTGTAAGAATAACATATGGTGACATATTTACAGAGTTTGTTATGTCTGAAGGAACAATGGATCCAGAAGTAGCAGCAGCCAGAATAATTGAAGATTTCAATAATGCGGTAGAAATTGCTATGGAGCAATAATACAAATACTTTCCTCTCTCTTTTTAAAAAGCTGCCTCAAAAAGTAATGAGGTAGCTTTTTATACAAAAGTAATACATTATAGAATCAAACAATTTAGCATATGATAATGAAAGCAAGTGTCTTTAAAAGGCAATTAAATAAATAGTCAATGATAGTGTAAGTTATAGTACAAAAATTTCTTCGCCCGATGGGTAATACTTTAAAAAGAGGTGTAATATGAAAGTTAATGAAGATAAAAAATTATTAATTAAAGTTAACGATATGGATAATGTAGCAATTGTTGTCAATGCCAATGGCATACAAGTTAATACAGAAGTTTATGAGGATCTTATAGCTACTGAGAATATACCACAAGGGCATAAAATGGCATTAATGGATTTTGAAGTAGGAGATGAAATAATTCGTTATGGTAAAGTTATTGGTTATGCAAAAGAAAAAATACCAAAAGGCAGTTGGATAGATGAAAATAAAGTAAGATTGCCCATAGCACCTCCTTTAGAAGATATTCCTGTTGCAACAAATATCCTTAAGCCTATGGAAGCTTTGGAAGGTTACACTTTTTTAGGGTATAAAAATAAAGACGGTAGCGTTGGAACAAAAAATATATTAGGTATTACCACAAGTGTGCAGTGCGTTGAAGGGGTTCTAAATGTAGCAGCAGAAAAAATAAAAAAAGAACTTCTACCTAAATATCCAAATGTTGACGGTATTATGCCAATCAATCACAATTATGGATGTGGTGTTGCCATCAATGCACCAGAAGCTAAAGTGCCTATAAGAACCATTAAAAACCTTGCAACTCATCCAAATTTTGGTGGAGAATTATTAATTCTG containing:
- a CDS encoding ABC transporter substrate-binding protein, whose translation is MKKIMILVLVFALTLSIVGCSNGGSQDLPEQGSTNGGSGNSKDDDKIELRFSWWGGDARHQATLEVIRLFEEANPNVTVIPEYTAWSGHFERISAQLTANDEADAMQINFNWFYNFSPDGDGFYDLQELDSIDLTNWPEESFDAVTINGKVQGVPTSLGSRIYYLNKTMYDEAGVDIPETWDDLMAAGRAFRDNLGPDYYPIGNVGYDEGVAMMTFGYLAQKYGKNIFEGDQMAYTAEELADGLRFVQELIDNNVIPTFHEDSQERNHENSNWVNGRYAGVYLWNSNINVYAENIDPSTNPEVIAAPFIKLNDEQLHSGVFDKVLMAFSVSKNSEHPEVAASLINFMYTNEDAIRAHGLERGIPLNQVAVEVLENDGLLEGLQYDGHLLIQDVERYTYHPYFEDNTVRITYGDIFTEFVMSEGTMDPEVAAARIIEDFNNAVEIAMEQ